The genomic stretch GAGTACGTCTCAGCTGGCCGCTATCTGCTTCGTCCTCGTCTGAATCTACGGGCCCGCTGAACCTCTATGCAAAAGAGATTGCGTTCAAAGATACTGTCGTGACTCTCGCTACCCCGTATGGCCCCCTGCCGCTGAAACTGGAAGGCGTGGCAGTAGATAAAGGCACTCATTACAATATTGATGCCACGGTTTCAGGCGAAGCCGCATTTACCAAAATTAACGGAAAACTGCGTGTGATCATCCTCAAGGCGACACGGCGCATGAACGTGCGTTACGAAATTGGTGACGGCAGCTTTACGACCCCCGATGTTGAAATGCTGAAACTGTCCGGCTGGGCTGAGGCGGATATATCCCCCGGCCGCGCCCTGCCCGCGATTAATGCCCAGTTGGGCGTAGGAGCCATGCGCCTGTTCAAAATACCGATGGAAGGCACGACACTGCATATGTCGTCCACAAAGGACAAGACCGAGGCGCTGCTGCAAGGCAGCGTGATCAACAATTCCGGCGATATCGGCCTGAATTTTACCGTCGATCACACCGGCAAAGATATTGATAAAATGTCGCTGCGCGCCGAAGCGAAACTGCAGAACCTCTCGGCACTCGACCTTGCCGAAATGGAGGGCCGCGGCAACCTTGTGCTGGATGTTACCGGCGAACACCTGCGCGACGGCAGCTGGACCGATGTTGCGCAATGGAAGAACCTGCAGGGCAGCGCGGGCGTCGATATGGAGAATTTATCCCTGCCCGGCCTGATGTCTGGGGCGCAGGCGCTTGGCACCGTGCAGTTGTCGCTCGATCCCACCACACAACGCCTGACCGTTTCCGCGCCGAAGGATGAACTGTCGTTTCAGGCGAAGGTCAAGGCGATCGGCAACCGCGTCGCACAATTGCGCGTGCCGCTGAACGATAACAAGCCCGCTTCGGTGATCTGGGACAATAAAATGAAAACCCTGCAGGTTAGCATGCAGGGCGCGGAAATCGCGGCACTCGATTTCTGGGGAAAGAAAATCAATACCGACCTGACCGCACATCTGGCGGGGGTGCCGGTGCTGGAGGGCAAGCTGGATATCGGCGACCTGAGCCACAAAGCCCAGCCGCGTTACTTCGTGCCCGTGCGCGCTAATATGCAGTTTGTATCGATGAGCAGCGTCAAGGGCGGCACCGGCTACACCGGCGCGATATCGGAAAAGAACGGCTGGATTTCCGCCAAGCTGGAAGGCCGCCACGACGGCAACACGGGCAAAGGCTTTCTGTCTGTCAATATGCCGCCCACGAATTTTGCATCGGGTGTCGTTCAGGTCGCGATGGCGTTTCCGGTCACTCAGAACTATTTCACCGATGGCTTCGGCTCGGTCGGCCTTTCCGCGAATGTCACATGGAACAAAGGAAAAAATGGCTACACGACCGGCACAACCGGGCAGCTCTACCTGAAGGATTTCACCTGCAACGTCCGCGACAACGTAATTACCGGTATCAATACCGTGATGAACCTGACAAGCCTTGCGCCGCTGACATTGCAGCAGCAGACAGTCAGCGTGGGCGGGCTGAACGTCGGGCTGCCCTTGACTAACGGCGTTGCGGTCGTCAGCCTCGATGCGAAGCAGAATTTCACCCTGCACAGCGCGGAATGGGAAGCGGTGGGTGGCAAAATCATATCCAGCCCCTTCACCATGCCGCTCGGCACGATGAACACAGCGGTAACTTTGTCGGCTAAATCGCTTGATCTGCAGCAGTTGTTCCAGATCGCGCCGCTGGAAGGCCTGACCGCCGACGGCAAGGTGGATGGCAACCTTCCCGTGCAGATCAACAACGGCGTTTTTTCCATCGTCAACGGCACGCTGCAAACGACCGGCACCGGAGTCATCCGCTACAACCCTCAACAACCGCCCGCATTTTTGCAAAACACGACGCAGCAGCAGATCATCGACCTGAAGGCCGCGCTGGCGCAGTTCCACTATGACTCGCTGGGGGTCACCATTAACGGCGAGATTGGAAAATCACAGCAGGTACAGCTGCGCATCCGCGGCAAGAATCCTTTGTTCTACGCGGGAAAACCTGTAAATTTTAATTTAAATGTGGAAGGCCCCATCGAAAATATCATAAGATACAACCCGGGCAGCAACCGGATCCCCGACACGATCCGCAAGCAGCTGGAAACTTACGAGGCGAACCATGGAAAATAAAAAACTGACACTTCTGACCGCCCTGCCCGCGCTCTGCGCCGGCCTGAGCTTCGTTGCGATGACGGCCTGCACCCCGACCGTGAAGGTCGAAGCGCCCGACAAGCCCATCGAGATCAACATGAACATCAAGATCGAACAGGAAGTGCGCGTGAAGGTCGAAAAAGACCTTGATGCCGCCTTCGCCAACGACCCCGAACTGTTCGGCGTCGACACAAAACCCGAGGAGAAAAAACAATGATCCGCAACATCTCGAAAGTATTGATGACCTGCTGCGCGCTTGTCATGTCGGCCTCCATCGCTTTCGCGGCACTGTCGCTGCCGGCGGCGAAGGCTGACGGCCTTGTGGGCGAAAAACCCGATGGCCTGCTGGGCATCGTCACCACCGCCCCTTCGACCGAAGTGCAGGCGCTGGTCAATTCGACCAACAGCCAGCGCATGGCGAAATACAATGGCATCGCGTCGAAAAACAACACGCCCATCGACCAGATCCAGGCGCTTGCCGGCCAGAAGCTGATCGCGGCAACCGCCCCCGGCGAGTTCTTCATGAACGCATCGGGCGGCTGGCAGAAGAAATAATCTTTTGCCGATTGAATAAACAAACAGGCCGTGAAAACGGCCTGTTTTTTTTATGCGGCGAATTCGCGCTTCGTATATCCCTGCATATACAGGATAGATGTCAGATCCGTATGCCGGATATGGAACGGGGTTGCTGCCACCACCGCGGGCTTGCCAAAATAGCCGACCCCTGCCCCTGCCGTTTGAAGCATCGGAATGTCATTCGCGCCGTCGCCCACAGCGACCGCCATGCGGGGATCGCTGCCAAGCGCGCGGCTTTCATCTTCAACAGTTTTTTTCTTGGTATTCTTATCGACGATGGGCAGCATCACTTCGCCGGTCAGCATGTCGTATTCGATGCCAAGGCGGTTGCCGATATTTTTGTTGAAACCCAGCGTCTGCGCGACAGGATTGGTGAAAAAATCAAATCCGCCCGAAATCAGCACGCAGGACGCGCCGAAGCGGCGCATCGTGCCGACCAGCGTTTTCGCGCCCTTGGAATAACGCACCTGCTGAAGCGTTTCCTGCAACGCTGATACCGGCATGCCACGCAGTAATGCCACGCGCATCCGCAAGGCTTCGGCGAAATCGATTTCCCCGCGCATCGCCTGCTGCGTAATCGGCGCGACCTTGTCCTTCAAACCGAAATGCGCGGCCAGCTCGTCCAGCGTTTCGCCTTCGATCATCGTCGCGTCCATATCGGCGACCAGAAGTTTCTTGCGGCGGAATTCGTCCTTCGCCTGCACGAACACATCGCATGCGCCGAAATCGGCAAATGCCGCGCGCAACGCCGCCGTCAGGTTGTCGTGATGTGCCGATACCGTGATGTCGATAGCGGTTGCGGGATGCAGAATATCCAGCGACACGTTTTCGACCCCCGCCGATTTGGCAAGCGCCACGGCGCGTGTTTGCATGGCTTCATCCAGCAACCCGTCTCGCGCGGCAACGATGGTGATAACGGT from Alphaproteobacteria bacterium encodes the following:
- a CDS encoding YdbL family protein, which translates into the protein MIRNISKVLMTCCALVMSASIAFAALSLPAAKADGLVGEKPDGLLGIVTTAPSTEVQALVNSTNSQRMAKYNGIASKNNTPIDQIQALAGQKLIAATAPGEFFMNASGGWQKK
- a CDS encoding YnbE family lipoprotein yields the protein MENKKLTLLTALPALCAGLSFVAMTACTPTVKVEAPDKPIEINMNIKIEQEVRVKVEKDLDAAFANDPELFGVDTKPEEKKQ
- the serB gene encoding phosphoserine phosphatase SerB, with the protein product MPDTVITIVAARDGLLDEAMQTRAVALAKSAGVENVSLDILHPATAIDITVSAHHDNLTAALRAAFADFGACDVFVQAKDEFRRKKLLVADMDATMIEGETLDELAAHFGLKDKVAPITQQAMRGEIDFAEALRMRVALLRGMPVSALQETLQQVRYSKGAKTLVGTMRRFGASCVLISGGFDFFTNPVAQTLGFNKNIGNRLGIEYDMLTGEVMLPIVDKNTKKKTVEDESRALGSDPRMAVAVGDGANDIPMLQTAGAGVGYFGKPAVVAATPFHIRHTDLTSILYMQGYTKREFAA
- a CDS encoding YdbH domain-containing protein, which translates into the protein MKVFATLADVRKRQLTKVEIEGVRLSWPLSASSSSESTGPLNLYAKEIAFKDTVVTLATPYGPLPLKLEGVAVDKGTHYNIDATVSGEAAFTKINGKLRVIILKATRRMNVRYEIGDGSFTTPDVEMLKLSGWAEADISPGRALPAINAQLGVGAMRLFKIPMEGTTLHMSSTKDKTEALLQGSVINNSGDIGLNFTVDHTGKDIDKMSLRAEAKLQNLSALDLAEMEGRGNLVLDVTGEHLRDGSWTDVAQWKNLQGSAGVDMENLSLPGLMSGAQALGTVQLSLDPTTQRLTVSAPKDELSFQAKVKAIGNRVAQLRVPLNDNKPASVIWDNKMKTLQVSMQGAEIAALDFWGKKINTDLTAHLAGVPVLEGKLDIGDLSHKAQPRYFVPVRANMQFVSMSSVKGGTGYTGAISEKNGWISAKLEGRHDGNTGKGFLSVNMPPTNFASGVVQVAMAFPVTQNYFTDGFGSVGLSANVTWNKGKNGYTTGTTGQLYLKDFTCNVRDNVITGINTVMNLTSLAPLTLQQQTVSVGGLNVGLPLTNGVAVVSLDAKQNFTLHSAEWEAVGGKIISSPFTMPLGTMNTAVTLSAKSLDLQQLFQIAPLEGLTADGKVDGNLPVQINNGVFSIVNGTLQTTGTGVIRYNPQQPPAFLQNTTQQQIIDLKAALAQFHYDSLGVTINGEIGKSQQVQLRIRGKNPLFYAGKPVNFNLNVEGPIENIIRYNPGSNRIPDTIRKQLETYEANHGK